From a region of the Daphnia pulicaria isolate SC F1-1A chromosome 1, SC_F0-13Bv2, whole genome shotgun sequence genome:
- the LOC124342878 gene encoding mucin-5AC-like gives MAIRWVCVYLLCLATCQLCISSSQFSPNSGRTESQFARQYTFRPFVYHVREKRQLQNTHRQDGHVNDLSITYSLDNDSYILDLRLNRDLLPDGYFEKYHENGEQVTKASNGTAKEAQLCQYQGRIRHVPQSWVALSTCAGLRGVIFDGKELNYVEPQSGSSLDDEHILMKHSDLTANFSCGTHSALPHSSHSHSRVRRQTNLPSDTPAVSGPFKANSRSRYVELVLVVDNKSYESQDKDLNRVFRRCKDIANIVNALYAPLNIFVALVGIVVWSEKDEIQISVKGDETLTNFLHYRRVRLSKEHPNDNAQLLTGIQFQGGVVGKALKGPMCTYEFSGGVAMDHSPTVGLVATTVAHEMGHNFGMEHDNDSLCHCPDDKCIMAASSSAISPTHWSSCSLENLALAFEHGMDYCLRNKPASLFKSPECGNMFVEEGEECDCGLPGRCDNPCCNPLTCKLHVNATCATGDCCDTATCRVKNAGTACRSSLQECDLPEYCTGKSEYCPADLHKLDGTLCGQEKAYCYEGSCRTHSDQCRLLWGPSGKGSDAKCYDQNTHGNKTGNCGYLKVNDTFTKCLDENTHCGLLHCSHLNERLEFGMESVAVLSHSFFNVDGKIIPCRTANVDLGLQDVDPGLVPNGARCGHNKMCVDQRCVAVSSVIKAGCPHKCGMNGECNNLGKCHCKAGFDPPFCQHFGVGGSEDGGPASDPNVRNGFVVAMFIIFLGIFPFLALAFCCWYCCRDRHQRMQLWAKIMGGPKLSLPTRCSPDFTQPPSSSNSSTTSSPSRRIPFRGRLFCPISWWNNKNSSSRVPSDEPAARSNGVKVEISRPMPIRPNKLGGIGNGSNPPAVTVSASRPPSTSLAHNLVGQYHGVTLSPLTENVDSSFDSFDSADSADTHVHPAPIVSKEETNKTAGVVAARANFFSNGAAISNKITTAAATLPVRPAPAAPVSSTPLHKAPTSPPTQKPASTVPTLGHTEIIIAKTIVPVSSSESITKATGKPELPPKGRPLSTPNTYNVKAIFNRAEPTPPQPIPPSAPTQPNSTSTLQQKVASLFKANPTQTAASTPDAGTVPDTISISESETSSSTLPRNQSIKATKINRESLRGLEISNPILQNTIELPSKVVPVRPAPAPPGSSVPSLPLPIPTVTSPTSPTSKLGTSSTLPRLPKANKVHFAEDDEKGDKVDGVKLAPIVERSESMRLRGVTSRPNIPQFGSMRAKRPLSMPFTRPTSPPPNPPSLTLVPSPIIENDYPYDDCSRVNQSEEDAIYASIEDLPRDKVSTDRDEAGSTTTSNSDGLLSEIVCELKKKNTDVYSVTMKNKASTLPEPPKPIAAPTAVKTTAVAPVKSGLLKSITSNNSPTVPVKSTPSTTTVSSAPTTSTQGYKPYSSSMPSRGRYLGTGASTAATTNTTESNNPVTSASLPSTGVSTTKPLSSTPSVPVTTSGATQPKDNLISVTKPIAPSTTLAEPVGRVGSTPAPLPLQPPIGKLPLTSKLANNVTEPSTTGSTATGKPSVVNGSKRLMSSDKETISAKPGAHQPVTAAAKSKSPNSKITTASPLAIKTPGAPVKSGAGVPKIAKPSTTTTGSTLRSAANSNVTTTVSSSKPTTSIGSSNSTSSPGGTTTASCGKNNSSSHVLSMQQKFDTSNALKGPIVSASSNKSASAISAKSKSNPKR, from the exons GGCGGACCGAGTCCCAgtttgcacgccagtacacattCAGGCCGTTTGTCTATCATGTCCGGGAAAAGCGACAACTTCAAAACACCCACCGTCAG GACGGCCACGTAAATGATTTATCAATCACCTATTCTCTAGATAATGACTCGTATATTCTGGACCTTCGATTAAATAG AGATTTGCTCCCCGATGGTTACTTTGAAAAGTACCACGAGAATGGTGAGCAAGTTACTAAGGCATCCAATGGCACGGCTAAGGAAGCCCAGCTGTGCCAGTACCAAGGGCGAATTCGACACGTTCCTCAGTCGTGGGTAGCTCTGTCGACATGTGCTGGATTAAG AGGTGTGATATTTGATGGCAAAGAACTCAATTATGTAGAACCACAGAGTGGTTCGTCGCTGGACGATGAACATATTTTAATGAAGCATTCTGATTTGACCGCCAACTTCTCTTGCG GAACACATTCCGCTTTGCCCCATTCTAGTCACAGCCATTCGAGG GTTAGGCGCCAAACGAATTTGCCGTCCGACACCCCAGCAGTCAGTGGTCCGTTCAAAGCAAATAGCCGATCTCGTTACGTCGAGCTAGTGCTGGTTGTCGATAATAAAAGTTACGAAAGTCAGGACAAGGACCTCAATCGAGTCTTCAGGCGATGCAAAGATATTGCCAACATCGTCAACGCg CTGTACGCGCCTCTCAACATCTTTGTGGCCTTGGTCGGCATCGTCGTCTGGTCagaaaaagacgaaattcaaatttccgtTAAGGGTGATGAAACGCTGACAAATTTTCTCCATTACCGACGCGTCCGGTTGTCCAAGGAGCATCCCAACGATAACGCCCAGCTACTGAc TGGCATTCAGTTTCAAGGAGGAGTGGTGGGTAAGGCCTTGAAGGGTCCCATGTGCACTTACGAATTTTCCGGTGGAGTGGCGATGGATCACAGCCCGACGGTCGGTTTGGTTGCCACAACAGTGGCTCACGAGATGGGTCATAACTTTGGTATGGAGCACGATAATGACTCCCTCTGTCATTGCCCAGATGACAAATGCATCATGGCTGCGTCTTCTAG TGCAATAAGTCCCACCCACTGGAGTTCGTGCAGTTTAGAAAATTTGGCATTGGCGTTTGAGCACGGGATGGATTACTGCTTGCGCAACAAGCCAGCGAG tttgTTCAAAAGTCCAGAATGTGGCAATATGTTTGTTGAAGAGGGTGAAGAGTGCGATTGTGGGTTACCCGGACGTTGCGACAACCCTTGCTGCAATCCACTGACATGCAAATTGCACGTCAACGCCACTTGCGCAACTGGTGACTGTTGCGATACTGCG acTTGTCGCGTGAAAAATGCAGGCACTGCGTGTCGTTCATCTCTCCAGGAATGTGACCTCCCAGAATACTGTACTGGTAAAAGTGAATATTGCCCAGCCGATCTCCACAAGTTGGACGGCACTTTATGTGGCCAAGAAAAA GCCTACTGTTACGAGGGATCTTGCCGTACTCATTCCGATCAATGTCGACTGCTGTGGGGACCTTCCGGCAAGGGATCCGACGCAAAATGTTACGATCAAAACACACATGGCAACAAAACGGGAAACTGTGGGTACCTCAAGGTTAACGACACCTTCACCAAATGCCTCGACGA GAATACTCATTGTGGATTATTGCACTGCTCGCACTTGAACGAGAGGCTGGAATTTGGAATGGAATCGGTTGCTGTTTTATCTCATTCGTTTTTCaacgtcgatggaaaaattattccATGTCGTACGGCCAATGTTGATCTGGGTCTGCAAGATGTTGATCCCGGTTTGGTTCCCAACGGCGCCAGGTGTGGCCACAATAAG ATGTGTGTTGACCAGCGCTGTGTTGCTGTGTCATCAGTTATAAAAGCCGGCTGTCCACACAAATGCGGTATGAATGGCGAGTGCAACAACCTGGGCAAATGCCACTGCAAAGCCGGTTTTGATCCACCCTTTTGCCAACATTTCGGTGTCGGTGGCAGCGAAGATGGTGGACCTGCTTCTGATCCCAACG TTCGAAATGGTTTTGTGGTGGCCATGTTCATCATCTTCCTTGgaatatttccctttttggcATTGGCATTCTGCTGCTGGTATTGCTGTCGTGATCGTCACCAGAGAATGCAGTTGTGGGCCAAAATCATGGGCGGACCCAAATTGTCATTGCC AACACGCTGCAGTCCAGATTTCACCCAGCCGCCAAGTAGCTCCAACAGCTCAACGACTTCTTCACCATCGCGGCGGATTCCATTCCGTGGACGGTTATTTTGTCCCATTAGTTGGTGGAATAACAAGAACTCGAGCAGTCGAGTACCTTCGGATGAGCCAGCAGCTCGGAGTAACGGtgtcaaagttgaaatttcTCGGCCAATGCCAATCCGCCCAAACAAACTGGGAGGCATTGGCAACGGTTCAAATCCCCCAGCCGTTACTGTCTCAGCTTCTCGGCCGCCGTCCACCTCTTTAGCCCACAATCTCGTCGGCCAATACCATGGAGTGACCCTTTCTCCACTTACTGAGAACGTGGATTCGAGTTTCGATAGTTTTGACAGCGCGGATTCAGCCGACACCCATGTCCATCCAGCGCCGATAGTTTCCAAGGAAGAAACGAACAAAACTGCTGGTGTCGTTGCTGCTCGTGCCAACTTCTTTTCCAACGGAGCGGCCATTAGCAATAAAATCACCACTGCCGCTGCTACGCTTCCTGTTCGACCGGCCCCGGCGGCTCCCGTTTCGTCAACGCCACTTCACAAGGCACCCACAAGTCCTCCAACTCAAAAGCCAGCATCCACCGTTCCTACTTTGGGTCACACGGAAATCATAATCGCTAAAACGATCGTTCCAGTCTCGTCGAGTGAATCTATAACCAAAGCCACTGGGAAACCAGAACTACCGCCTAAAGGCCGCCCCCTGTCAACTCCAAACACTTACAATGTCAAAGCGATTTTCAATCGGGCGGAACCTACCCCACCTCAGCCGATTCCACCCTCTGCACCTACCCAGCCGAATAGCACATCGACGTTGCAACAAAAGGTGGCGTCTCTGTTCAAAGCAAATCCCACTCAAACAGCGGCCAGCACCCCGGATGCAGGAACCGTTCCAGATACCATCAGCATCTCTGAAAGTGAGACTAGCAGTAGCACTTTGCCACGTAATCAAAGCATCAAGGCTACCAAGATAAATCGTGAAAGTTTACGTGGTTTGGAGATCTCCAACCCGATTTTGCAGAACACCATTGAACTGCCATCGAAAGTTGTTCCCGTCAGACCAGCTCCTGCGCCGCCGGGCTCTTCAGTTCCGTCACTCCCGTTACCCATTCCTACCGTGACATCGCCAACATCGCCGACATCTAAACTAGGAACCAGCAGCACTCTGCCAAGATTGCCAAAGGCCAACAAAGTCCACTTTGCCGAAGATGATGAAAAGGGAGACAAAGTGGATGGCGTTAAATTGGCTCCCATCGTCGAACGGTCGGAAAGTATGCGCCTTCGAGGCGTTACCAGCCGCCCCAACATACCGCAGTTCGGTTCAATGAGAGCCAAGAGACCTCTTAGTATGCCTTTCACTAGGCCAACTTCTCCTCCACCGAATCCGCCCAGTCTAACATTAGTTCCCAGTCCGATTATCGAGAACGACTATCCCTATGACGACTGCTCTAGGGTCAACCAGTCGGAAGAAGACGCCATTTATGCCAGTATCGAAGATTTACCCAGAGACAAAGTATCGACGGATCGAGACGAAGCAGGTAGCACAACGACCAGTAATTCTGATGGCTTGCTGTCGGAAATTGTTTGCgagctaaaaaagaaaaataccgaTGTATACTCAGTcaccatgaaaaataaagcatCGACACTCCCTGAGCCGCCGAAGCCGATTGCTGCCCCTACCGCAGTCAAAACGACGGCAGTTGCGCCAGTTAAAAGTGGACTTTTAAAATCCATCACGTCTAATAACAGCCCAACTGTACCAGTCAAGTCGACACCGTCTACCACCACGGTCAGCTCTGCGCCAACGACTTCAACCCAAGGTTATAAACCATACTCGTCATCAATGCCTTCGCGTGGTCGCTACCTTGGCACTGGCGCTTCTACTGCTGCGACTACCAACACTACTGAATCGAACAATCCTGTCACTAGTGCCTCTTTGCCCAGTACCGGTGTTTCGACTACTAAACCATTGAGTTCCACACCATCCGTTCCGGTTACGACCAGTGGTGCAACCCAACCAAAAGACAATCTGATTTCCGTAACCAAACCAATAGCTCCCTCAACGACGCTTGCTGAACCAGTTGGTCGTGTTGGTAGTACCCCTGCGCCCCTTCCACTGCAGCCACCAATCGGTAAATTACCATTGACTTCGAAACTTGCCAATAATGTCACGGAGCCTTCGACTACTGGAAGCACGGCGACTGGGAAACCTTCTGTTGTGAATGGCAGCAAACGACTTATGTCGTCAGATAAGGAAACCATTTCCGCCAAACCTGGTGCTCACCAACCTGTCACAGCTGCGGCAAAGTCAAAATCACCCAATTCGAAGATAACTACTGCATCGCCTCTAGCCATCAAGACCCCTGGGGCACCTGTCAAAAGTGGTGCCGGTGTCCCTAAGATAGCGAAAccttctactactactactggatCGACTTTGCGTTCAGCCGCAAACTCTAATGTCACGACCACCGTGAGCTCGAGTAAACCAACGACGTCAATTGGTTCCAGTAACAGCACTTCTAGTCCTGGCGGCACAACCACAGCTTCCTGTGGAAAAAATAACTCATCGTCGCATGTCCTGTCCATGCAGCAAAAATTCGATACATCCAACGCTTTGAAAGGGCCTATCGTCAGCGCTAGTAGTAATAAAAGCGCATCTGCAATTTCGGCAAAAAGCAAATCCAATCCTAAACGATGA
- the LOC124343744 gene encoding UPF0687 protein C20orf27 homolog: protein MAEAGEHHVKFNEEHDNYNKQNSINIQKISQWKFQVHLGFLKLNNTYEIVIDVGPILESPQSPDNTAWISNDCSAGAYTSIKSCENSNNKVNLHLILKAAKPKLMNEAIKLYSSADPTVHIEIVLLARVLGKGQGTPMLKDGIHLVGVELDEESEASDWQGFD from the exons ATGGCAGAAGCGGGAG AACATCATGTGAAATTTAATGAAGAACATGACaactataacaaacaaaactctATTAATATCCAGAAAATATCACAGTGGAAATTTCAAGTTCATCTtggatttttgaaattaaataacaCATATGAAATCGTCATTGATGTAGGCCCAATACTTGAAAGTCCTCAGTCACCAGACAACACAGCATGGATCTCAAAT GATTGCTCTGCAGGTGCCTACACCAGCATCAAATCCTGTgaaaattcaaacaacaaaGTTAATTTACACTTAATATTGAAAGCAGCGAAACCCAAGTTAATGAATGAGGCAATCAAATTGTACAGTTCTGCTGATCCTACTGTTCATATTGAAATTGTTCTCCTGGCCAGAGTTTTAG GTAAGGGCCAAGGAACGCCGATGCTTAAAGACGGAATCCACTTGGTCGGAGTAGAGCTTGATGAAGAATCGGAAGCCTCCGATTGGCAAGGATTTGATTGA
- the LOC124343533 gene encoding alpha- and gamma-adaptin-binding protein p34-like, with the protein MNNLPICLVIGVDSKNPEDVIKGIMGHLPSVKEDEKGFSFYQWDISNKYYDASIHFCQMTTKMVVDEDFSENVNASIIFFNSLEENGLKKAEEWIPFLNEFDLGVKILVCDQCSTDENSKHTSKISAQQWCIRHGFELVELDPLEKPDPDDDFPETLGTDRIIQALHAHSWPNLELKSGEKSRMDHLSRLLSGEDPEQKLDHSSFEEKSGTNLIVDRQISEGIDSFEELFQAMSLMKSQASTLQGADRKAYAEKMTMAFWQAIEGSPEEIEGLDSSEDEG; encoded by the exons ATGAACAATCTACCGATCTGTCTCGTGATTGGAGTGGATAGCAAAAATCCAGAAGATGTTATTAAAG GAATAATGGGTCATCTACCATCAGTTAAGGAGGACGAAAAAGGGTTTTCCTTCTATCAGTGGGATATCAGTAACAAATATTATGATGCATCAATTCATTTTTGCCAAATGACTACAAAAATGGTTGTTGATGAAGACTTCTCTGAAAATGTAAATGCTTCCATAATCTTTTTCAACAGTCTAGAG GAAAATGGCTTGAAAAAAGCAGAAGAATGGATTCCATTCCtaaatgaatttgatttaGGAGTTAAAATACTTGTCTGTGATCAGTGCTCGACCGATGAAAATTCTAAACACACCTCCAAAATTAGCG cacaGCAATGGTGTATTCGCCATGGATTTGAATTAGTTGAGCTTGATCCTCTTGAAAAACCAGATCCAGATGACGATTTTCCAGAAACTTTGGGAACTGACAGGATCATTCAAGCTCTTCATGCTCACTCATGGCCAAACTTagaattaaaaa GTGGTGAAAAGAGTCGAATGGATCATTTGAGTCGTTTGTTGTCAGGAGAAGACCCTGAACAAAAATTGGACCATTCGTCATTCGAAGAGAAATCAGGAACGAACCTGATAGTTGACCGTCAAATTAGCGAAGGGATCGATTCTTTTGAGGAACTTTTCCAAGCCATGTCGCTGATGAAAAGTCAAGCCAGCACTCTTCAAGGGGCCGATCGGAAGGCTTATGCTGAAAAAATGACCATGGCATTTTGGCAAGCTATAGAAGGAAGCCCAGAGGAAATTGAAGGGCTTGATTCGTCTGAAGATGAAGGTTAA
- the LOC124343577 gene encoding uncharacterized protein LOC124343577, with the protein MATTIAPMVYTSSIAPPVVYGVTQAPYAAPAGPVYASAPESVRLTPMMVMPDSLLVEENIGESGLTKLLKKAMIALPLAIVLPIAIPLIFVIKYLISGGAYAGNIPFFGAATEAPILQQTTPFFTTGMPTTTVPPYNGPQGFYAGPGSGGYGGGPQIPQNDQNWSQRKRREADASSSGLPSMSLAQVERLTKVVFAAMRSQECIQRLLCEVGSMSKSFSDTAHSVAVAVESFVPESIKASYDVFAKAENCEQYVCGSLKVKK; encoded by the coding sequence ATGGCTACCACTATCGCCCCGATGGTTTATACCAGCTCTATCGCTCCTCCCGTCGTCTACGGTGTCACACAAGCCCCTtatgctgctcctgctggacCTGTTTATGCTTCAGCTCCTGAATCCGTCCGGTTGACGCCGATGATGGTGATGCCCGATAGTCTGCTGGTGGAAGAGAATATCGGCGAGTCTGGCCTGACGAAGTTGCTGAAGAAGGCGATGATTGCTCTTCCGTTGGCGATAGTTCTACCGATAGCGATTCCTCTGATCTTCGTCATCAAGTATCTGATCAGTGGTGGAGCTTACGCCGGGAACATCCCATTTTTCGGTGCCGCGACGGAGGCGCCAATCTTGCAGCAAACGACGCCATTCTTCACGACTGGCATGCCGACGACGACCGTCCCGCCGTACAATGGACCACAAGGCTTTTACGCTGGTCCTGGATCTGGAGGATACGGTGGTGGACCGCAAATTCCACAAAATGATCAAAATTGGAGCCAACGTAAACGTCGTGAAGCAGATGCTTCTTCTTCCGGGCTTCCGTCGATGAGCCTGGCCCAAGTTGAGCGACTAACGAAAGTTGTTTTTGCCGCTATGCGCTCTCAAGAATGCATCCAGCGTCTTCTGTGTGAAGTCGGTTCCATGTCTAAATCTTTCTCAGATACTGCCCATTCGGTGGCTGTGGCTGTCGAGTCTTTCGTTCCGGAATCGATCAAGGCGTCCTACGACGTGTTTGCAAAGGCGGAAAATTGCGAGCAGTATGTTTGCGGATCACTTAAAGtcaagaaatga
- the LOC124327005 gene encoding ataxin-3-like protein codes for MCALHAINSLLQGAYFTATVLANIGYELDSQEMALIESPSTEGHGIADDYNSWSNFDPTGNYSIQVITVALSYFQLELIPLNSSNPRAISSRQCTCNEQAFLCHKNNHWFTLRKFGTRWFNLNSLYPGPEEVHHDGIQLSLFATKESIEDFTGIFIVNGNLERMVMNRIPQYSSEEGYGDEDDNDRNKTTEESESKLSQLLSYIHNLLN; via the coding sequence ATGTGCGCCCTTCACGCCATCAACAGCCTTTTGCAAGGGGCTTACTTCACAGCTACTGTTTTGGCCAATATTGGATATGAATTGGACAGTCAGGAGATGGCACTTATCGAATCTCCGTCAACTGAAGGCCACGGTATTGCTGATGATTATAATTCTTGGAGCAATTTCGATCCAACTGGCAACTATTCAATCCAGGTCATCACAGTCGCCCTATCTTACTTCCAGCTGGAATTGATACCGCTAAATAGTTCCAATCCTAGAGCCATCtcatcacgccagtgcacttgtAATGAACAAGCTTTTCTGTGTCACAAAAATAACCACTGGTTCACGCTACGCAAGTTTGGGACGAGATGGTTCAATCTGAACTCTCTCTACCCGGGTCCTGAAGAAGTCCATCACGACGGGATTCAACTTTCTCTTTTCGCTACAAAAGAATCGATTGAGGATTTCACAGGGATTTTCATAGTGAATGGAAATCTAGAACGCATGGTAATGAACCGAATTCCACAGTATTCCAGCGAGGAAGGTTATGGAGACGAAGACGATAATGATCGCAATAAGACAACGGAAGAATCGGAAAGTAAATTGAGTCAACTTCTTTCTTATATACACAATCTACTAAATTAG